The following proteins are encoded in a genomic region of Glycine soja cultivar W05 chromosome 17, ASM419377v2, whole genome shotgun sequence:
- the LOC114392640 gene encoding probable alpha,alpha-trehalose-phosphate synthase [UDP-forming] 11, producing MLSRSCLGLLNLVSVDDYHALASRAPRLVNTAAGDLPELDIDGMENSGSDDAVAPAPLERRIVVANQLPIRAFREGKKWRFEWDRDSLVLQLKDGFPSDVEVLYVGSLKAEIEPCKQEEVAQLLLEKFRCVPTFIPSEVHNKFYHGFCKHYLWPLFHYMLPMSPSQGARFDREQWKAYVLANRIFADKVTEVINPDEDYVWIHDYHLMILPTFLRKRFHRVKLGFFLHNTFPSSEIYRTLPVREDILRAFLNCDLIGFHTFDYARHFLSCCSRMLGLDYESKRGYIGLDYYGRTVTVKILPAGIHMGLLESVLSLPQTALRVKELKEEYEGKIVILGVDDMDLFKGISLKFLALGKLLEVDESLRGRVVLVQILNAARSKGKDIQDVKNESEAIAREINEKYSQPGYQPIVYINGPISTQEKAAYYAVSECCVVNAVRDGMNLVPYEYTVCRQGSVALDKALGVEGEDKKAPKQSVIIVSEFIGCSPSLSGAIRVNPWNIDDVAEAMNSAVTMSEAEKHLRHEKHYKYISSHDVAYWARSFDQDLDRACREHYSKRYWGVGLGLGFRIVALDPTFRKLSVDHIASAYRDTHSRLILLDYDGTMMPQATINKTPSREVIAVLNYLCSDPENMVFIVSGRDKDCLGKWFSPCEKLGLSAEHGYFTRWSKDSPWETCGLATDFEWKMIAEPVMSLYTEATDGSFIEHKESAMVWHHQEADPYFGSCQAKELLDHLESVLANEPVVVIRGQHIVEVKPQGVSKGKVVEDLISIMRSKGKSPDFLLCIGDDRSDEDMFESIARSASNPALPTIPKVFACTVGQKPSMAEYYLDDTSEVMKLLEGLATASAPSASIASQEL from the exons ATGCTATCAAGATCTTGCTTGGGGCTATTGAATTTGGTATCAGTGGATGATTACCACGCGCTGGCTAGTCGCGCTCCGCGGCTGGTGAATACGGCGGCCGGAGACTTGCCGGAGTTAGACATCGACGGCATGGAGAATTCAGGATCCGACGACGCCGTTGCGCCGGCGCCGCTCGAGCGGAGGATCGTGGTCGCGAATCAGTTACCGATACGCGCGTTTCGCGAGGGGAAGAAATGGAGGTTCGAGTGGGACAGAGACAGCCTCGTCCTTCAGCTCAAAGACGGATTTCCTTCCGACGTGGAAGTGTTGTACGTCGGTTCGCTTAAAGCAGAGATCGAACCCTGCAAACAAGAAGAAGTCGCTCAGTTACTCCTCGAAAAGTTCCGCTGCGTCCCAACGTTTATTCCTTCAGAAGTTCACAACAAATTCTACCATGGTTTTTGCAAGCATTACCTGTGGCCTCTTTTCCACTACATGCTACCCATGTCGCCGAGCCAAGGCGCGCGTTTCGACCGCGAGCAGTGGAAGGCTTACGTGCTCGCGAACAGGATCTTTGCCGACAAGGTCACCGAGGTTATCAACCCGGACGAGGATTATGTCTGGATTCACGATTACCACCTCATGATACTACCCACTTTCCTCCGGAAGCGGTTCCACCGCGTGAAGCTGGGGTTCTTCTTGCACAACACGTTTCCCTCCTCGGAGATATACCGGACTCTGCCCGTGCGCGAGGACATTCTCCGCGCGTTTTTGAACTGCGACTTGATTGGGTTCCATACATTCGACTATGCGCGCCATTTTTTGTCGTGTTGTAGTAGGATGTTGGGGCTGGATTACGAGTCCAAGAGGGGTTACATTGGTTTGGATTACTACGGTCGCACCGTGACGGTTAAGATCCTCCCCGCGGGAATTCACATGGGGCTCTTGGAGTCGGTGTTGTCGTTGCCGCAGACGGCGTTAAGGGTGAAAGAATTAAAGGAGGAGTATGAAGGAAAGATTGTGATATTGGGAGTGGATGACATGGACTTGTTCAAAGGTATTAGTTTAAAGTTCTTAGCTTTGGGTAAGCTTCTGGAAGTGGATGAGAGTTTACGGGGTCGTGTGGTGTTGGTTCAGATTCTGAACGCGGCGAGGAGCAAAGGGAAGGACATTCAGGACGTGAAGAACGAGAGCGAGGCCATTGCGAGGGAGATAAATGAGAAATATTCACAACCGGGTTACCAGCCCATTGTTTACATCAATGGACCAATCTCCACGCAGGAGAAGGCTGCGTATTACGCTGTTTCTGAGTGTTGCGTTGTGAATGCGGTGAGGGATGGGATGAATTTGGTGCCTTATGAGTACACTGTTTGTAGGCAGGGGAGTGTTGCGTTGGACAAGGCTCTTGGCGTTGAAGGTGAGGATAAGAAAGCTCCTAAGCAGAGCGTTATCATTGTGTCTGAGTTCATTGGGTGTTCCCCTTCGCTCAGTGGAGCCATCAGGGTGAATCCGTGGAACATTGATGATGTCGCTGAGGCTATGAATTCGGCTGTTACAATGTCGGAGGCAGAGAAGCATCTGCGCCACGAGAAGCATTACAAGTACATAAGCTCTCATGATGTGGCGTACTGGGCTAGGAGTTTTGATCAGGACTTAGATAGAGCTTGTAGGGAGCATTACTCTAAGAGGTATTGGGGTGTTGGATTGGGTTTGGGGTTTAGAATTGTTGCTTTGGATCCTACCTTTAGGAAGCTCTCTGTGGATCACATTGCCTCAGCATATAGAGATACACACAGTCGATTGATCCTTTTGGACTACGATGGCACAATGATGCCGCAGGCAACAATAAACAAGACTCCAAGCAGGGAAGTTATTGCTGTCTTGAATTATTTATGCAGTGATCCTGAAAACATGGTGTTCATTGTGAGCGGCAGGGATAAGGATTGCTTGGGCAAGTGGTTTTCTCCGTGTGAGAAATTGGGTCTCTCTGCTGAGCACGGTTACTTCACTAG GTGGAGCAAGGATTCTCCTTGGGAGACTTGCGGATTGGCGACTGATTTTGAATGGAAAATGATTGCCGAACCTGTGATGTCGCTTTATACAGAAGCAACTGATGGTTCCTTCATTGAACATAAGGAAAGCGCAATGGTTTGGCACCATCAAGAAGCGGATCCTTATTTTGGATCATGCCAAGCTAAAGAGCTTCTTGATCATCTGGAGAGTGTGCTTGCCAATGAGCCAGTAGTGGTTATAAGAGGACAACATATAGTTGAAGTTAAACCTCAG GGTGTGAGCAAGGGTAAAGTGGTGGAAGACCTTATCTCAATCATGCGAAGTAAGGGGAAGTCACCAGATTTTCTACTGTGCATAGGAGATGATCGCTCAGATGAAGATATGTTTGAAAGCATTGCTCGTTCAGCATCTAATCCAGCTCTTCCCACCATACCAAAAGTGTTTGCTTGCACTGTTGGACAGAAACCAAGTATGGCTGAATACTATTTGGATGATACTAGCGAAGTAATGAAGTTACTTGAAGGACTTGCAACCGCTTCAGCACCATCTGCGTCCATAGCTTCTCAGGAATTGTGA